Proteins co-encoded in one Leptodactylus fuscus isolate aLepFus1 chromosome 4, aLepFus1.hap2, whole genome shotgun sequence genomic window:
- the LRRC24 gene encoding leucine-rich repeat-containing protein 24: MASSDCSFVIVAILLPTFLVQHAEACPAECRCYSMTVECGSKGLKNIPANIHPSTQTVFLQDNAISQIQQQDLSPLPGLQYLYIQNNTISGLEPGAFKAQQHLVELALNGNRIHLINSSIFKGLEHLRVLYLAGNQITRLLAYTFSDLQRLQELHLQENDIENLQEQAFSGLSSLALLDLSKNNLRTISRAALRPLISLQVLRLTENPWRCDCALHWLRTWMKEEGKRLLTSFDKKLICSEPPRLSHQSLLDISGNSLVCIPPVVLVDPMELTARLGDELRVSCRATGYPQPLVTWRKVAHARASPPKGNLKSTSSRIFELSERSVGEQFDSDTGSGMLLLNNITMSHAGKYECLASNPGGTAKVLFHLTVNLSNQQSRSYTSVDISQEPLYDMESMEFTALSMATQTAIAIGISLLALTAMLLIVMIYRKHHKRKKSKKEENILYVNDYSDGPTTFAQLEEYRDERGHEMFVIDRNKAHFPTYKDPEGLSSFTGLTELTDDLQDQGTQTLEEEAERQINDIFMNQGFLFQQQIAYEIHC; encoded by the exons ATGGCATCGTCAGATTGTTCGTTTGTCATCGTCGCCATTTTGCTTCCAACATTCCTAGTCCAACATGCTGAAGCCTGCCCGGCCGAGTGTCGATGCTACAGTATGACGGTGGAGTGTGGGTCCAAGGGTCTGAAGAACATCCCAGCCAATATCCATCCCTCCACTCAG ACTGTGTTTCTGCAGGACAATGCAATCTCTCAAATCCAACAGCAGGACCTGTCTCCATTGCCAGGCCTTCAGTATTTGTATATCCAGAATAATACCATCTCCGGCCTGGAACCTGGAGCCTTCAAAGCTCAGCAGCATCTGGTGGAACTTGCTCTCAATGGGAACCGCATCCATCTCATCAACAGCAGCATTTTCAAAGGACTGGAACACCTAAGGGTGCTGTACCTGGCGGGAAACCAGATCACCAGACTGCTGGCGTACACGTTCTCCGACTTGCAG AGACTTCAGGAGCTGCATTTGCAGGAGAACGACATTGAGAACCTCCAGGAGCAGGCCTTCTCAGGACTGTCCTCGCTCGCACTGCTCGACCTCAGCAAGAACAACCTGCGCACCATAAGTCGTGCGGCTCTCCGGCCTCTAATAAGCCTGCAGGTGCTGAGACTCACAG AAAACCCTTGGAGATGTGATTGTGCCCTCCATTGGCTCCGGACGTGGATGAAAGAAGAAGGCAAACGTCTTCTAACCTCTTTTGATAAGAAACTCATTTGCTCTGAACCACCGAGATTGTCCCACCAGAGTCTGCTGGACATCTCTGGTAACAGCCTTGTCTGTATCCCTCCTGTAGTCCTCGTAGACCCCATGGAGCTTACAGCTCGTCTAGGAGATGAACTGCGGGTCTCTTGTCGAGCGACGGGATATCCTCAGCCACTGGTTACTTGGAGGAAAGTGGCGCATGCTCGTGCAAGTCCTCCGAAGGGAAATCTGAAGTCCACCAGCAGCCGAATCTTTGAGTTAAGTGAAAGAAGTGTGGGGGAACAGTTTGACTCCGACACGGGAAGCGGGATGCTCTTACTGAATAATATCACCATGTCTCACGCTGGGAAGTATGAATGCCTGGCCTCTAATCCTGGGGGAACAGCCAAGGTCTTGTTTCATTTGACTGTCAACCTCTCCAACCAACAGTCCCGCTCGTACACGTCTGTGGATATAAGTCAGGAGCCTTTGTACGACATGGAGAGCATGGAGTTCACAGCACTCAGCATGGCCACTCAGACAGCCATTGCCATTGGCATCTCCTTGCTGGCCCTGACGGCCATGCTTCTGATTGTCATGATCTACAGAAAGCACCACAAGAGAAAAAAGTCTAAAAAAGAGGAGAACATCCTGTATGTCAATGACTATTCTGATGGACCAACCACATTCGCCCAGTTGGAAGAGTACCGGGATGAACGTGGGCATGAGATGTTTGTCATAGACAGAAACAAGGCCCATTTCCCGACGTACAAGGACCCAGAAGGACTGAGCAGCTTCACTGGTCTGACGGAGCTGACTGATGATCTTCAGGACCAGGGAACTCAGACGCTAGAAGAGGAGGCCGAGCGACAGATCAATGACATTTTCATGAACCAGGGCTTTCTGTTCCAGCAGCAGATTGCCTATGAGATACACTGTTAA